The following coding sequences lie in one Cronobacter universalis NCTC 9529 genomic window:
- a CDS encoding cobalamin-independent methionine synthase II family protein — MQRQHAPFRADIVGSFLRPDAIKQARQQFAAGEIDAAHLRKVEDDAIRHAVEQQCACGLHVVTDGEFRRAWWHLDFFGALQGVELVEVNQGIQFNGIQTKAQSVRVTGKVAFGDHPMLEDFRFLKSVSGNAEPKMTIPSPSVLHFRGGAAAIDRNVYPDLKDYFDDLATTWRDAIRAFYDAGCRYLQLDDTVWAYLCSDDQRRQIRERGDDPDELARIYARVLNQALEGKPDDLTIGLHVCRGNFRSSWIAEGGYEPVAEVLFGTVNIDAFFLEYDNDRSGDFAPLRFIRPGKQQVVLGLITTKNGELENPELIKARLEEAAKYVDISQICLSPQCGFASTEEGNSITPAEQWEKVRLVTSVASDVW; from the coding sequence ATGCAGCGTCAACACGCCCCGTTTCGCGCCGATATCGTCGGCAGCTTTTTACGCCCGGATGCCATTAAGCAGGCCCGCCAGCAGTTTGCGGCAGGGGAGATAGACGCCGCGCACCTGCGCAAAGTTGAAGATGACGCCATTCGCCATGCTGTCGAGCAGCAGTGCGCCTGCGGCCTGCATGTGGTGACCGACGGCGAATTCCGCCGCGCCTGGTGGCATCTCGATTTCTTTGGCGCGCTGCAGGGCGTGGAGCTGGTGGAAGTGAATCAGGGCATTCAGTTCAACGGCATCCAGACCAAAGCGCAGAGCGTGCGCGTGACCGGTAAAGTGGCGTTTGGCGACCACCCGATGCTGGAAGATTTCCGCTTCCTGAAAAGCGTGAGCGGCAACGCCGAGCCGAAAATGACCATTCCAAGCCCGAGCGTACTGCATTTCCGCGGCGGCGCGGCCGCCATTGACCGTAACGTTTACCCGGATCTGAAAGACTACTTCGACGATCTCGCCACCACCTGGCGCGACGCCATTCGCGCCTTTTACGACGCGGGCTGCCGCTACCTGCAACTGGATGACACCGTCTGGGCGTATCTGTGCTCGGACGATCAGCGTCGTCAAATCCGCGAGCGCGGCGACGATCCGGACGAACTGGCGCGCATTTATGCCCGTGTGCTGAACCAGGCGCTGGAAGGCAAGCCGGACGATTTAACCATCGGTCTGCACGTCTGCCGCGGGAATTTCCGCTCCAGCTGGATAGCCGAAGGCGGCTACGAGCCGGTGGCCGAAGTGTTGTTTGGCACCGTGAATATCGATGCATTTTTCCTGGAATATGATAACGACCGTTCCGGCGATTTCGCGCCGCTGCGCTTTATCCGTCCGGGCAAACAACAGGTGGTGCTGGGGCTTATCACCACCAAAAACGGCGAGCTGGAGAACCCGGAGCTGATTAAAGCGCGTCTGGAAGAGGCGGCGAAATATGTCGATATCAGCCAGATTTGTTTAAGCCCGCAGTGCGGTTTCGCCTCGACGGAAGAGGGCAACAGCATTACGCCAGCCGAGCAGTGGGAAAAAGTGCGTCTGGTGACAAGTGTCGCCAGCGACGTGTGGTAA
- a CDS encoding con-10 family general stress protein: MAQHRGGSGNFAEDRERASEAGRKGGQNSGGNFKNDRERAAEAGRKGGKSSSRSSS; encoded by the coding sequence ATGGCTCAACATCGTGGTGGTTCAGGTAATTTTGCTGAAGATCGTGAACGCGCTTCTGAAGCCGGTCGTAAAGGCGGTCAGAACAGCGGCGGGAATTTTAAAAATGACCGCGAGCGCGCAGCAGAAGCTGGCCGCAAAGGCGGCAAAAGCAGCAGCCGTTCGTCTTCCTGA
- a CDS encoding GntR family transcriptional regulator, whose translation MPLTARQRAAHPEAQGDRIYRLMKQAIFDFRLLPGDRFSENDVAARMGASRTPVRQALHRLEQEGYLDVQPRSGWQVRPIDFDHLEALYDLRIVLETEAVARLCALPAHVTPLPLRQLREFWIDAPPLAEGGDVAPHDEAFHMTLVGTAGNPEMARVHREVTEKIRIVRRMDFTQASRVSATYAEHGQILLAIFERNLKEARTRLHDHIAQSQKEVRKITLHALQQARRGTSD comes from the coding sequence ATGCCACTCACTGCCCGACAACGCGCGGCGCACCCGGAGGCGCAGGGCGATCGCATCTACCGGCTGATGAAACAGGCGATCTTCGATTTCCGGCTGCTGCCCGGCGATCGCTTCAGCGAAAACGACGTCGCCGCGCGCATGGGCGCGAGCCGCACGCCGGTGCGCCAGGCGCTGCACCGGCTTGAACAGGAAGGCTATCTCGACGTCCAGCCGCGCAGCGGCTGGCAGGTGCGGCCGATCGATTTCGACCATCTGGAGGCGCTCTACGATCTGCGCATTGTGCTGGAGACAGAAGCCGTCGCGCGCCTCTGCGCCCTGCCGGCGCACGTCACGCCGCTGCCGCTGCGTCAGCTGCGCGAATTCTGGATAGATGCGCCGCCGCTCGCCGAAGGCGGCGATGTCGCGCCGCACGATGAAGCGTTCCACATGACGCTCGTCGGCACCGCGGGCAACCCGGAGATGGCGCGCGTGCATCGCGAGGTCACGGAAAAAATCCGCATTGTGCGCCGCATGGATTTCACCCAGGCGTCGCGCGTCAGCGCGACCTACGCCGAGCACGGCCAGATCCTGCTCGCCATATTTGAACGCAACCTGAAGGAGGCCCGGACCCGACTGCACGACCATATCGCCCAAAGCCAGAAAGAGGTTCGCAAGATTACGCTGCACGCCCTGCAACAGGCGCGGCGTGGCACGTCAGATTAA
- the uca gene encoding urea carboxylase: MFSKVLIANRGEIACRAIRTLKKMGIASVAVYSAPDRNAQHVLDADIAIALDGDAARDTYLNVDKILAAAKASGAQAIFPGYGFLSERAEFAAACEAAGLVFIGPTPQQIGDFGLKHRARALAAEAGVPMTPGSGLLRSLEEATQAAEEIGYPVMLKTTAGGGGIGLTRCDDAPSLAQAWESVRRLGLQFFSDDGVFIEKFISRARHLEVQILGDGKGYVAALGERDCSLQRRNQKVVEETPAPGLPQATREALHAAAVALGESVNYRSAGTVEFIYDAGSDRFWFLEVNTRLQVEHPVTEAVTGLDLIECMIDVAAGEPLDRARLAKAPQGASIEVRLYAEDPLKNFQPSPGQLTDVHFPDGVRVDGWVSTGAEVSAFYDPMIAKIIVHGDDRPQALSKLRQALDATRLHGIATNLDYLRQIIRLEAFENATMWTRLLDEVSYRAHVIEVLEPGTWSSVQDYPGRLGYWDIGVPPSGPMDDYAFRLANRIVGNAPEAAGLEFTLQGPTLRFHSDAIFALTGADCEATLDGEPVACWQPVTARAGQTLTLGRARTGCRGYLAVRNGIDVPQYLGSRSTFALGQFGGHAGRTLRPGDVLAISRPALAACTTPAPISAPQSPEPGLVPRYGEVWDIGVLYGPHGAPDFFTPASMDAFFAAEWQVHYNSNRLGVRLVGPKPEWSRADGGEAGLHPSNVHDCEYAIGAINFTGDFPVILTRDGPSLGGFVCPVTIARAELWKVGQAKPGDRIRFHPISIEHAQSLELAQEVACNHLRAVTARPDETPALLPGTTGSAAILAEVPAQNGLPAVVWRQAGDSYILIEYGDNVLDLALRLRVHLLMKAIRKSGVEGVEELSPGVRSLQVRYDSQRLGQRQLLSLLMNLEKQLGDVESLTIPSRVVWLPMAFEDSATLGAVERYQQTVRAQAPWLPNNVDFICRANGLSHRDEVKKIVFDASYLILGLGDVYLGAPCAVPVDPRHRLLSSKYNPARTWTAEGTVGIGGMYMCIYGMDSPGGYQLVGRTLPIWNKFLKNPQFGEEPWLLKFFDQVRFYPVSEAELNDFRDAFREGRASVRIEESEFDFAAYRAFLADNEQDIAAFRARQQAAFSAEVAHWHTQEPEADAPAMEAEEETESDGRLVSADLNGNIWKILVEPGQRVKQGEPLLVVEAMKMELMVHAPVDGVVARIRCQQGRPVAPGDALLWLS, encoded by the coding sequence ATGTTCAGTAAAGTGCTTATCGCCAACCGCGGCGAGATCGCCTGTCGCGCCATTCGTACCCTCAAGAAAATGGGCATCGCCAGCGTCGCGGTCTACTCAGCGCCGGATCGTAACGCGCAGCATGTGCTCGACGCCGATATCGCCATCGCGCTCGACGGCGACGCGGCGCGCGATACCTACCTTAATGTCGACAAAATTCTCGCGGCGGCGAAAGCGAGCGGGGCGCAGGCGATTTTCCCCGGCTACGGCTTTCTTTCCGAGCGCGCCGAATTCGCGGCGGCGTGCGAAGCCGCGGGCCTGGTATTCATCGGCCCGACGCCGCAGCAGATTGGCGACTTCGGCCTGAAACACCGCGCCCGCGCGCTCGCGGCAGAGGCGGGCGTACCGATGACGCCGGGCAGCGGGCTGCTGCGCTCGCTTGAGGAGGCAACCCAGGCGGCCGAAGAGATTGGCTACCCGGTGATGCTGAAAACCACGGCGGGCGGCGGCGGCATCGGACTGACGCGCTGCGACGACGCGCCTTCGCTGGCGCAGGCCTGGGAGAGCGTCAGACGCCTGGGCCTGCAGTTTTTCAGCGATGATGGCGTGTTTATCGAGAAATTCATCAGCCGCGCGCGTCACCTGGAAGTGCAGATCCTGGGCGATGGCAAGGGCTACGTGGCGGCGCTCGGCGAGCGCGACTGTTCGCTCCAGCGCCGTAATCAGAAAGTAGTGGAAGAGACGCCCGCGCCGGGGCTGCCGCAGGCGACTCGCGAAGCGCTGCACGCCGCCGCGGTGGCGCTTGGCGAATCGGTCAATTATCGAAGCGCAGGCACCGTGGAGTTTATCTACGACGCCGGGAGCGATCGCTTCTGGTTTCTGGAGGTGAACACCCGCCTTCAGGTGGAGCACCCGGTAACCGAGGCCGTGACGGGGCTCGATCTTATCGAGTGCATGATCGATGTGGCGGCGGGCGAGCCGCTGGACAGGGCGCGTCTCGCAAAAGCTCCCCAGGGCGCGTCAATAGAAGTGCGTCTCTATGCCGAAGATCCGCTGAAAAACTTCCAGCCGTCGCCGGGGCAGCTTACCGACGTGCATTTTCCCGACGGCGTGCGGGTGGATGGCTGGGTCAGCACCGGCGCGGAGGTCAGCGCGTTTTACGATCCGATGATCGCCAAAATCATTGTTCACGGCGACGACCGCCCGCAGGCGCTTTCGAAACTGCGCCAGGCGCTCGACGCCACGCGCCTGCACGGCATCGCCACTAACCTGGATTATCTGCGTCAGATTATCCGGCTGGAGGCGTTTGAAAACGCCACCATGTGGACGCGTCTGCTGGATGAGGTGAGCTACCGCGCGCACGTCATCGAAGTGCTGGAGCCGGGTACCTGGAGCAGCGTGCAGGATTATCCGGGGCGTCTGGGCTACTGGGATATCGGCGTGCCGCCGTCCGGGCCGATGGACGATTACGCTTTCCGGCTGGCCAACCGTATCGTGGGTAACGCGCCGGAGGCCGCCGGACTTGAATTCACGCTTCAGGGGCCGACGCTGCGCTTTCACAGCGACGCCATCTTCGCGCTCACCGGCGCGGACTGCGAGGCGACACTGGATGGCGAGCCGGTCGCCTGCTGGCAGCCGGTCACCGCCCGCGCCGGACAGACGCTGACGCTGGGCCGCGCCCGCACAGGCTGTCGCGGTTATCTGGCGGTGCGTAACGGCATCGACGTGCCGCAATATCTCGGCAGCCGTTCCACCTTCGCGCTCGGGCAGTTCGGCGGCCATGCGGGCCGCACGCTGCGCCCCGGCGACGTGCTGGCGATATCGCGACCGGCGCTCGCCGCCTGCACCACGCCTGCGCCCATCTCGGCGCCCCAGTCACCGGAGCCGGGGCTGGTCCCGCGCTATGGCGAGGTCTGGGATATCGGCGTGCTCTACGGGCCGCACGGCGCGCCCGATTTCTTCACGCCCGCGTCGATGGACGCCTTCTTCGCCGCCGAATGGCAGGTGCATTACAACTCCAACCGTCTCGGCGTGCGGCTGGTCGGCCCGAAGCCGGAGTGGAGCCGCGCCGACGGCGGCGAGGCGGGGCTACATCCGTCAAACGTCCATGACTGCGAATACGCCATCGGGGCGATTAACTTTACCGGCGATTTTCCGGTGATCCTCACCCGCGACGGGCCGAGCCTCGGCGGTTTTGTCTGCCCGGTCACCATTGCCCGCGCGGAGCTGTGGAAAGTCGGTCAGGCGAAGCCTGGCGACCGCATCCGTTTTCATCCGATTAGCATCGAACATGCGCAGTCGCTGGAGCTCGCGCAGGAAGTGGCGTGCAACCATCTGCGCGCGGTAACCGCACGCCCGGATGAGACGCCGGCGCTGCTGCCCGGCACGACCGGGAGCGCGGCGATCCTCGCCGAAGTGCCTGCGCAGAACGGGCTGCCCGCCGTGGTCTGGCGGCAGGCGGGCGACAGCTACATTCTCATCGAATATGGCGACAACGTGCTGGATCTGGCGCTGCGCCTGCGCGTGCATCTGCTGATGAAAGCGATTCGCAAGAGCGGCGTTGAGGGCGTGGAGGAGCTCTCTCCCGGCGTGCGGTCGTTGCAGGTGCGTTACGACAGCCAGCGCCTGGGGCAGCGGCAATTGTTAAGCCTGCTGATGAACCTTGAAAAACAGCTCGGCGATGTGGAATCGCTGACGATCCCCTCGCGAGTCGTCTGGCTGCCGATGGCGTTTGAAGACAGCGCGACGCTTGGGGCGGTCGAGCGTTACCAGCAGACCGTGCGCGCCCAGGCGCCGTGGCTGCCGAATAACGTCGATTTTATCTGCCGCGCGAACGGGCTGTCGCACCGCGATGAAGTGAAAAAGATCGTGTTTGACGCGAGCTATCTGATCCTCGGGCTGGGGGATGTCTATCTCGGCGCGCCGTGCGCGGTGCCGGTCGATCCGCGCCATCGCCTGCTCAGTTCGAAATATAACCCCGCGCGCACCTGGACGGCCGAGGGCACCGTCGGCATCGGCGGGATGTATATGTGCATCTACGGCATGGATTCGCCCGGCGGCTACCAGCTGGTGGGGCGCACGCTGCCCATCTGGAACAAATTCCTCAAAAACCCGCAATTCGGCGAGGAGCCGTGGCTGCTGAAGTTCTTCGATCAGGTGCGCTTCTACCCGGTGAGCGAAGCGGAGCTGAACGATTTCCGCGACGCCTTCCGCGAGGGCCGCGCGTCTGTCCGCATTGAAGAGAGCGAGTTTGATTTTGCGGCGTATCGCGCCTTTTTAGCGGACAACGAGCAGGATATCGCCGCGTTCCGGGCGCGTCAGCAGGCCGCGTTCAGCGCCGAAGTGGCGCACTGGCACACCCAGGAGCCGGAGGCCGACGCGCCCGCGATGGAGGCTGAAGAGGAGACCGAAAGCGACGGGCGGCTGGTGAGCGCCGATCTCAACGGCAACATCTGGAAGATTCTGGTCGAGCCGGGCCAGCGGGTGAAGCAGGGCGAGCCGTTGCTCGTGGTGGAGGCGATGAAGATGGAGTTGATGGTGCATGCGCCGGTGGATGGCGTGGTGGCGCGTATCCGTTGCCAGCAGGGGCGGCCTGTCGCGCCGGGCGATGCCCTTTTGTGGCTGAGTTGA
- the atzF gene encoding allophanate hydrolase, with protein MSQSSPLFTPLTLAEWRREYQDDPTRITEIYSAAFTDGENNDPAWITRASPSHLEAQIAPLLAAINAGKSLADFPLFGVPFAVKDNIDVAGLPTTAACPAFAYTPQQDAAVVAKLKAAGAIVLGKTNLDQFATGLVGTRSPYGAVPNTFNPAYVSGGSSAGSASTVARGLVAFALGTDTAGSGRVPAGFNNIVGLKPTKGWLSNRGVVPACRLNDCVSVFALSAADAFQVASLAGGYDAADAYSRANPRTAPARLPAQPRFAVPDAPEFYGDTHSETAYRQTLTRLEALGATLVPVDFTPFRQLAEQLYQGAWVAERTVAVGEMLNEPPEVMDPTVRGIVEGGLKYTACDAWQAEYTRAALAREIAQVLETVDALVVPTSPTIHTLDEMKAEPVRYNSHFGYYTNFTNLADLCALALPGDFRDDGLPAGITLIAPAWHDAALAHFGALWQQAVPLPLGATNKALPAAEPFALSPHHVRLAVVGAHLRGMPLNHQLTTRDAVFIEETATAADYRLYALANATPPKPGLARADSGQPIAVELWDIPLARFGEFVAEIPAPLGIGTLTLADGRAVKGFICEPQALQSATDITEWGGWKAWLARHQSA; from the coding sequence ATGTCACAGAGTTCACCGCTGTTTACGCCTCTGACGCTTGCTGAGTGGCGCAGGGAATATCAGGACGATCCGACGCGCATTACGGAAATTTATTCCGCGGCTTTTACCGATGGAGAGAATAACGATCCGGCATGGATCACCCGCGCCAGCCCGTCGCATCTGGAAGCCCAGATTGCGCCATTGCTGGCGGCCATCAACGCGGGCAAAAGCCTCGCGGATTTTCCGCTCTTCGGCGTGCCGTTCGCGGTGAAAGACAATATCGACGTCGCCGGTTTGCCCACCACCGCCGCCTGTCCGGCGTTTGCGTATACCCCGCAACAGGACGCCGCCGTTGTGGCGAAACTCAAAGCCGCAGGGGCCATTGTGCTTGGCAAAACCAATCTCGATCAGTTCGCGACCGGGCTGGTCGGCACCCGCTCGCCCTACGGCGCGGTGCCGAACACCTTTAACCCGGCGTATGTCAGCGGCGGCTCCAGCGCCGGCTCGGCGTCCACGGTGGCGCGCGGCCTGGTCGCTTTCGCGCTCGGCACCGACACCGCAGGCTCCGGGCGCGTCCCGGCCGGTTTCAATAACATCGTTGGCCTCAAGCCCACCAAAGGCTGGCTGTCAAACCGCGGCGTGGTGCCCGCCTGCCGTCTGAACGACTGCGTTTCCGTTTTCGCGCTAAGCGCCGCCGATGCCTTTCAGGTGGCGAGCCTCGCAGGGGGTTATGACGCCGCGGATGCGTACTCGCGCGCTAATCCGCGCACCGCGCCCGCGCGTCTGCCCGCACAACCCCGCTTTGCGGTGCCCGATGCGCCCGAATTTTATGGCGATACCCACAGTGAGACGGCGTACCGCCAGACCCTGACGCGCCTGGAAGCGCTCGGCGCGACGCTGGTGCCTGTCGATTTCACGCCGTTTCGCCAGCTTGCGGAGCAGCTCTATCAGGGCGCCTGGGTCGCCGAGCGCACCGTCGCGGTAGGCGAGATGCTCAATGAGCCGCCGGAGGTGATGGATCCGACCGTGCGCGGCATCGTTGAGGGCGGCCTGAAATACACGGCCTGCGACGCCTGGCAGGCGGAATATACCCGCGCCGCGCTCGCCCGCGAGATTGCGCAGGTGCTGGAGACCGTGGATGCGCTGGTGGTGCCCACATCGCCCACCATTCATACGCTCGATGAAATGAAAGCGGAGCCGGTGCGCTACAACTCGCACTTCGGCTACTACACCAATTTCACTAACCTGGCCGATCTCTGCGCGCTGGCGCTGCCCGGCGATTTCCGTGACGACGGTCTGCCGGCCGGCATTACGCTCATCGCGCCCGCCTGGCATGACGCGGCGCTGGCGCACTTCGGCGCGCTCTGGCAGCAGGCGGTGCCGCTGCCGCTCGGCGCAACGAATAAAGCGCTGCCCGCGGCCGAACCGTTTGCGCTATCGCCGCACCATGTGCGCCTCGCGGTTGTCGGCGCGCACCTGCGCGGCATGCCGCTCAACCATCAGCTCACCACCCGCGACGCGGTGTTTATCGAAGAGACCGCCACGGCGGCGGACTATCGCCTTTATGCGCTCGCCAACGCCACGCCGCCGAAGCCGGGGCTTGCGCGGGCAGACAGCGGACAGCCCATCGCGGTGGAGCTGTGGGATATCCCGCTCGCGCGGTTTGGCGAATTTGTCGCGGAGATCCCGGCGCCGCTCGGTATCGGCACGCTGACGCTTGCCGACGGCCGCGCCGTAAAAGGCTTTATCTGCGAACCGCAGGCGCTACAGAGCGCCACTGACATCACGGAATGGGGCGGCTGGAAAGCCTGGCTTGCCCGTCACCAGAGCGCCTGA
- a CDS encoding bestrophin family protein — MIVRPPQHWFARLFVWHGSVLAKISTRLLLNFLLSVTVIFFLPWYEALGIKLTTAPFSILGVAIAIFLGFRNSTCFARFNEARQIWGQLVIHCRSLLRTARTLMPDNAQELHHLVNLEVAFCHCLRLTLRRKKLDNVLDRYLTRAEMARVMHSNSPCNTILLIMGEWLAARRNGLSDILFQTLDAHINQLAAVLAGCERIANTPPPFAYSLMLHRTVYCFCIMLPFALVTDLHFMTPFVSVFISYTFIALDTLAEELEDPFGTEDNDLPLDALCNNIEIDLREMNDEPQKPVKLLPNRHYQLT; from the coding sequence ATGATTGTTCGTCCCCCTCAGCACTGGTTTGCCCGGCTCTTCGTCTGGCATGGCTCCGTATTAGCCAAAATCTCCACGCGTCTACTCCTTAATTTCCTGCTGTCAGTGACGGTAATTTTCTTCTTACCGTGGTATGAGGCGCTCGGAATAAAACTCACCACCGCGCCATTCAGTATTCTCGGCGTGGCGATTGCGATTTTTCTCGGCTTCCGTAATAGCACCTGTTTCGCCCGATTTAATGAGGCGCGCCAGATTTGGGGGCAGTTGGTTATCCACTGTCGTTCGCTGCTGCGCACCGCCCGCACGCTGATGCCGGATAATGCCCAGGAGCTGCATCACCTGGTCAACCTGGAAGTGGCGTTCTGCCACTGCCTGCGCCTGACGCTGCGCCGCAAAAAACTCGATAACGTGCTTGACCGTTATCTCACCCGCGCTGAAATGGCGCGCGTGATGCACAGCAATTCCCCCTGCAATACGATTTTACTGATTATGGGCGAATGGCTCGCCGCGCGGCGCAACGGCCTCTCCGATATTCTGTTCCAGACGCTCGATGCGCATATTAACCAGCTTGCCGCGGTTCTGGCGGGCTGCGAGCGCATCGCTAATACGCCGCCGCCTTTCGCGTATTCGCTGATGCTGCACCGCACGGTCTATTGCTTCTGTATTATGCTGCCCTTCGCGCTGGTGACCGATCTGCATTTTATGACGCCATTTGTGTCAGTATTTATTTCGTACACCTTTATCGCGCTGGATACGCTGGCGGAAGAACTCGAAGATCCGTTCGGCACCGAGGATAACGATCTGCCCCTGGACGCGCTTTGTAATAATATTGAAATAGATTTACGTGAAATGAACGACGAGCCGCAGAAACCGGTGAAATTATTGCCGAACCGGCATTATCAGCTCACCTAA
- the urtA gene encoding urea ABC transporter substrate-binding protein, with translation MHRRTLLKAFALSASVISMGFAFSAQAADTIKVGIMHSLSGTMAISETPLKDVALMTIDEINAKGGVLGKKLEPVVVDPASNWPLFAEKARQLLSQDKVAAVFGCWTSVSRKSVLPVFEELNGLLFYPVQYEGEEMSPNVFYTGAAPNQQAIPAVEYLMSEDGGGAKRFFLLGTDYVYPRTTNKILRAFLHAKGVQDKDIEEVYTPFGYSDYQTIVASIKKFSAGGKTAVVSTINGDSNVPFYKELANQGLKATDVPVVAFSVGEEELRGIDAKPLVGNLAAWNYFESVDNPENKKFVADYRAYAKAHKLPNADTVVTNDPMEATYVGIHMWAQAVEKAGTTDVDKVRAAMAGQSFKAPSGFTLTMDNTNHHLHKPVMIGEIEGNGQFNVVWQTEAPVRAQPWSPYIAGNDKKADTPVKTASN, from the coding sequence ATGCATCGTCGTACTCTGTTAAAAGCTTTCGCCCTTTCCGCCTCGGTCATCAGCATGGGGTTCGCCTTCAGCGCCCAGGCCGCCGACACCATTAAAGTGGGCATTATGCACTCGCTCTCCGGCACGATGGCGATTTCCGAAACGCCGCTCAAAGACGTGGCGCTGATGACCATCGATGAGATCAACGCCAAAGGCGGCGTTCTCGGTAAAAAGCTGGAGCCGGTGGTGGTCGATCCGGCCTCCAACTGGCCGCTGTTCGCCGAGAAAGCCCGCCAGTTGCTGAGCCAGGATAAGGTCGCCGCCGTCTTTGGCTGCTGGACGTCGGTCTCGCGCAAATCGGTACTGCCGGTCTTTGAAGAACTCAACGGGCTGCTGTTCTACCCGGTGCAGTATGAGGGCGAAGAGATGTCGCCGAACGTCTTCTATACGGGCGCCGCGCCCAACCAGCAGGCGATCCCGGCGGTGGAGTACCTGATGAGCGAAGATGGCGGCGGCGCGAAGCGCTTCTTCCTGCTCGGCACCGATTATGTCTATCCGCGCACCACCAATAAGATCCTGCGCGCGTTCCTGCACGCCAAAGGCGTTCAGGACAAAGACATCGAAGAGGTCTACACGCCGTTTGGCTACAGCGACTACCAGACCATTGTCGCCAGTATCAAGAAATTCTCCGCGGGCGGTAAAACGGCCGTCGTTTCCACCATTAACGGCGATTCCAACGTGCCGTTCTATAAAGAGCTGGCGAACCAGGGGCTGAAGGCGACCGACGTGCCGGTGGTGGCATTCTCGGTGGGCGAAGAGGAACTGCGCGGGATCGACGCCAAACCGCTGGTGGGCAACCTGGCCGCGTGGAACTACTTCGAGTCGGTGGATAACCCGGAAAACAAGAAATTTGTCGCTGATTACCGCGCTTACGCCAAAGCGCACAAGCTGCCGAACGCCGATACCGTGGTCACCAACGATCCGATGGAAGCGACCTATGTCGGTATTCATATGTGGGCGCAGGCAGTAGAGAAGGCGGGCACGACGGATGTCGATAAAGTGCGCGCGGCGATGGCGGGGCAATCGTTTAAAGCGCCATCCGGCTTTACGCTGACGATGGATAACACCAACCACCATCTGCATAAGCCGGTGATGATTGGCGAAATCGAGGGCAATGGTCAGTTCAACGTGGTGTGGCAGACCGAAGCGCCCGTGCGCGCGCAGCCGTGGAGCCCATATATCGCCGGGAACGACAAAAAAGCCGATACGCCGGTAAAAACCGCCAGCAATTAA
- a CDS encoding OBAP family protein: protein MKLQRALKITLLPLLSVAFLAQAEKDTPPGADKSTTTNLLETGSAVLQSNAPLKGFDIYLVGFHPMKEIPEKQMEAHHYCHQVNQDFAQCVLFDGNSKDARMNGVEYIISEKLFNELPAQEKQYWHPHNGEILSGQLIAPGIPAPVEHRLMQDKMNSYGKTWHVWHTGGPGDKGDALPLGPPMLAWSFNRDGEAKPELVSERDKKLGVNTEEIRRSRADLEKLAKPQSGVDALKGKFNGEIKAIPGVVDSNAASDKN, encoded by the coding sequence ATGAAATTACAACGCGCATTAAAAATAACGCTGCTGCCGCTTCTTTCCGTCGCCTTTTTAGCGCAGGCAGAAAAAGATACGCCGCCGGGCGCGGATAAAAGCACGACGACGAATTTACTCGAAACCGGCTCGGCGGTATTGCAAAGCAACGCCCCGTTAAAAGGATTTGATATCTATCTGGTCGGCTTTCACCCAATGAAAGAGATCCCCGAAAAACAGATGGAAGCGCATCACTATTGCCATCAGGTGAATCAGGATTTCGCCCAGTGCGTCTTATTTGATGGTAATTCCAAAGACGCCAGGATGAATGGCGTAGAATATATCATCTCTGAAAAACTCTTTAATGAACTACCAGCGCAGGAAAAACAGTACTGGCATCCGCACAACGGTGAAATTCTTAGCGGCCAGCTTATCGCGCCGGGTATTCCGGCGCCGGTAGAGCACCGTCTGATGCAGGATAAAATGAACAGTTATGGCAAAACCTGGCACGTCTGGCACACCGGCGGACCGGGCGATAAAGGCGACGCGTTGCCGCTCGGCCCGCCGATGCTCGCCTGGTCATTCAACCGCGACGGCGAGGCGAAGCCGGAACTGGTGTCCGAACGTGATAAAAAGCTGGGCGTGAATACTGAAGAGATCCGCCGCTCGCGCGCCGATCTGGAAAAACTCGCGAAGCCGCAGAGCGGCGTCGACGCCCTGAAAGGGAAGTTCAACGGTGAGATTAAAGCTATTCCCGGCGTCGTGGACAGCAACGCCGCCTCCGATAAAAACTAA